A segment of the Candidatus Baltobacteraceae bacterium genome:
AAAGACCCCAAGAAGTTCGGCGACCTGACGACGAAGAACGTCGGCAAGCTGCTCGCGATCTTTTTGGATAAGAAATATCTTTCGGCCGCGACGATCCAAAGTCCGATCTTTGGGAGCGGCGAGATCACCGGATCGTTCACGCAAGATTATACGATCACGCTCGCTAACGAACTCAACGCCGGCGCCCTGCCGGTGAGCGTGAAGATCGTTGAGAACGAGACCATCGGGCCGTCGCTCGGCAAGATCGATCTCGTGAAATCGCTCTACGCCTCGATGGTTGGCCTGGGCGTCGTCTTGCTCTTCATGATCCTCGTCTATCGCATGCCGGGGTTCCTGGCCGACGTAGCGCTGATCATCTACGTGCTGATGATGCTCATGGTGCTCGCGATCGCGCACGCAACGCTCACGCTGCCGGGCATCGCGGGCTTCGTGCTCTCGATCGGTATGGCCGTCGATGCGAACGTACTGATCTTCGAACGCTTAAAAGAAGAGATTTGGGCGGGCAAGACGCTGCGCGCCGCAGTGCGCGTTGGTTTCTCGCGCGCGTTTTCGGCCGTCTTCGATAGCCACTTCACCACGATCGTCGGCGCGGGCGTGCTCTACATGCTCGGCACCGGCACGGTGAAGGGTTTTGCGTTCACGCTCTTCTGGGGAACGCTGCTTTCGCTGATTACGGCGGTGTTCATCACGCGATTCTTTATGGACGTGATCGTCGACAACGATTTGATCTCGGCGCCGACCGCGTACGGCGTCAAGGCCGAAGACGTCGGCGTCTTCGCTAAGGTAGGAGCCTAACCGATGTTATTTCGTAGACTCAATTGGAACGTCGTCGGTTGGTTCCGCACCGTCTCCGCGATCTCGTACGTCATCATCGCCATCGGTTTCGCGGCCATGATCTATCACGCGTCGACGGCGCCGGGCGGCGGCTTCCAACCGTCGCACGCGCTGCGGCTCGGCCTCTCGTTTACGGGCGGGACGAGCGTTGACGTTGCCTACACCAAGCCGGTCGCGCAGGATCAACTGCGCTCGGCACTCGTCGGCATCGGCGTCAACGACGCGCGCATTACGACCGTCGGTTCGAACACGGCCGGACTCGCATCGAAGTATTCGATCGATACCCAGGTCGCTTTCGGCAACGACGCGGGCAGGCTGTGGAAGGCGCTCAATTCGGTTGCGCCGGTCGACCGCTCGCTCTCGCAAATCGCCTCGGTCGGTCCGTCGCTCGGTAAAGAGTACCTGACCAAAGCGCTTTGGGCGTTGCTGATCGCGCTCGGCATTCAATTCCTCTACATCGCATTCCGGTTCGGCTGGAACTACATCTTCGGTTTGGTCACCGTCATCGCGCTCGTTCGCGACGCTGCGATGATGATCGGTATTTACGCGATCGCCGACCGGCCGGCCGACGACGCATTCTTGGCAGCGGTGCTCACGGTCATCGGCTACTCGGTTATGGACACGATCGTCATTCTCGATCGAATCCGCGAGAACACGAAGCTGATGGCGGGCCAGGCGTACGACAAGATCGTCAACACCTCGATTCTTCAGACGATGACGCGCTCGTTCAACACGCTCGCAACCGTCGTGATCACGCTCGTCGCGTTGCTCGCGTTCGGCGGCGGCTCGCTCAAGAACTTTGCGTTCGCGCTGCTTGTCGGCATCTGCTCGGGCGGCTACCACTCGATCTTTTACTCGGCCCCGCTCGTGCTCGTCTTCCGCAAACGTCAGCTCGAAGTCGCCGCGCGCAAGCGCCGCGAAGGCGCGGTCGACCGCACGCGTTCGGCGCGCACCG
Coding sequences within it:
- the secD gene encoding protein translocase subunit SecD; protein product: MSWNRLRNPIKAIVIAAMIAFSLWAVLPVQKNVHLGLDLSGGVRLLLQLYPTADVPKITPQVQAQTRDVIDNRINSLGVTEPQITNVGSDRILVELPQVKNPEQAEQLLKQVAVLEYKIMPPDVLTKSDAALAACTANPKNTKACDYVKIGSYNASGPVVYSGKELKAAQAGYDQSNNPNIQFQTKDPKKFGDLTTKNVGKLLAIFLDKKYLSAATIQSPIFGSGEITGSFTQDYTITLANELNAGALPVSVKIVENETIGPSLGKIDLVKSLYASMVGLGVVLLFMILVYRMPGFLADVALIIYVLMMLMVLAIAHATLTLPGIAGFVLSIGMAVDANVLIFERLKEEIWAGKTLRAAVRVGFSRAFSAVFDSHFTTIVGAGVLYMLGTGTVKGFAFTLFWGTLLSLITAVFITRFFMDVIVDNDLISAPTAYGVKAEDVGVFAKVGA
- the secF gene encoding protein translocase subunit SecF → MLFRRLNWNVVGWFRTVSAISYVIIAIGFAAMIYHASTAPGGGFQPSHALRLGLSFTGGTSVDVAYTKPVAQDQLRSALVGIGVNDARITTVGSNTAGLASKYSIDTQVAFGNDAGRLWKALNSVAPVDRSLSQIASVGPSLGKEYLTKALWALLIALGIQFLYIAFRFGWNYIFGLVTVIALVRDAAMMIGIYAIADRPADDAFLAAVLTVIGYSVMDTIVILDRIRENTKLMAGQAYDKIVNTSILQTMTRSFNTLATVVITLVALLAFGGGSLKNFAFALLVGICSGGYHSIFYSAPLVLVFRKRQLEVAARKRREGAVDRTRSARTVAEAKSLGSQGGAAREDIVAARKERRAKGKSTTRTTAGPARYKRKRDEVAGATALDEPAMEQDDEQMDPLDAQNAGMHDEAFDQGHEEVKLNLEGFEPEQPLPPEHESAHPHNS